A window of Piliocolobus tephrosceles isolate RC106 chromosome 13, ASM277652v3, whole genome shotgun sequence contains these coding sequences:
- the LOC116418995 gene encoding uncharacterized protein LOC116418995 — MPQGEGSHAARGGALGLGAGRGTGTGGTSELVPVEGGARRQGAELGRSGDGAWLLKEELEEVKGGASGSEAEGDGAQALGAGLQPVSGVATAPEKGSSSVEGGAAGPGAAPRPSKGGAKESKEEPGPSNGPGRPRGGGLRGGRAWGRGRPRTPPGEVVWVERARRPADTGPVWVPRRPPRAQSWGGAPGGGTGPGWGISPEDPGSSEPPSGDVWVPRGRPPAAATEVWVCWAGGSWVWREWDRPVGATAVQPDRVWTLRKGTGGN, encoded by the coding sequence ATGCCGCAGGGGGAGGGTTCTCACGCCGCACGGGGCGGAGCCCTGGGACTCGGGGCGGGACGTGGAACCGGGACGGGTGGGACCTCCGAGCTGGTGCCAGTGGAAGGCGGAGCCCGGCGGCAGGGGGCGGAGCTAGGAAGGTCGGGAGACGGAGCCTGGCTCTTgaaggaggagctggaggaggtgAAAGGCGGAGCCTCGGGGTCGGAAGCAGAGGGGGACGGAGCGCAGGCACTGGGGGCGGGGCTTCAGCCGGTGAGTGGCGTGGCTACGGCTCCGGAAAAAGGGTCTAGTTCTGTCGAAGGCGGGGCTGCAGGCCCGGGGGCGGCACCGCGTCCTTCGAAGGGAGGTGCCAAGGAGTCAAAGGAGGAGCCCGGCCCGAGTAATGGCCCCGGGCGTCCTCGCGGGGGTGGTCTCCGTGGTGGCCGGGCTTGGGGACGCGGTAGGCCGAGAACTCCACCGGGAGAGGTGGTGTGGGTGGAGCGGGCTCGGCGGCCAGCAGACACAGGGCCAGTCTGGGTGCCCCGGAGACCCCCAAGGGCTCAGAGTTGGGGCGGCGCCCCGGGCGGAGGCACAGGACCAGGCTGGGGGATATCTCCCGAGGACCCGGGCTCCTCGGAGCCACCCAGCGGGGATGTGTGGGTGCCTCGTGGCCGGCCCCCGGCAGCGGCCACAGAGGTGTGGGTGTGCTGGGCCGGGGGCAGCTGGGTGTGGCGTGAGTGGGACCGCCCAGTCGGGGCAACTGCAGTGCAGCCAGATAGGGTCTGGACTTTACGCAAAGGGACAGGCGGGAACTGA